From Micrococcus porci, one genomic window encodes:
- a CDS encoding RsmB/NOP family class I SAM-dependent RNA methyltransferase: MSAGQDGSTGRGAGQGGRGRGGAEGRQGPGGRQGAGGQDRRDAQGRQLNRGASGTGRHRTTLAPKERARRADPARRVAFEVVRAVHAEDAYANLVLPARIRQGRLDRRDAGFATELTYGTLREQGLYDAVLARCVDRALDALDAPVLDALRLGAHQLLGMRVPAHAALDATVALVRAEVGAGPAGFVNAVLRRVSERPREDWLAEVAPADGGDTARAVRHSHPAWIVRALRQALAGHPGTADVEDRDAELEALLVADNAAPVVNLVGLPVPGGREALASALGDGAEPHPLTPDAALHAGGDAGRLPGVREGVLRVQDAGSQLTARALAAVPAASGRDAGGRKAERWLDLCAGPGGKAALLAALASERGATVLANEVAPHRADLVRSALAGVPASAWEVRTGDGRTIAEDAPAGGFDRILVDAPCTGLGALRRRPESRWRRTPADLAELTGLQAELLDAAVGVLAPGGVLAYVTCSPHVAETLVQVQDLLRRHPVLEQLDAPAALQDVAVADLGLAAPEDADPVLARTAQLWPHRHGTDAMFLALFRAPVA; this comes from the coding sequence ATGAGCGCTGGACAGGACGGATCGACCGGACGCGGTGCCGGTCAAGGCGGCCGAGGACGAGGCGGTGCCGAAGGACGGCAAGGCCCCGGCGGCCGGCAGGGTGCTGGCGGCCAGGACCGCCGCGATGCCCAGGGCCGGCAGCTGAACCGCGGCGCCTCCGGCACGGGGCGCCATCGCACGACCCTGGCGCCGAAGGAACGCGCCCGCCGGGCCGACCCAGCCCGGCGGGTCGCGTTCGAGGTGGTGCGGGCGGTCCACGCCGAGGACGCGTACGCGAACCTCGTGCTGCCCGCCCGCATCCGGCAGGGGCGCCTGGACCGCCGTGACGCCGGGTTCGCCACGGAGCTGACCTACGGGACGCTCCGTGAGCAGGGTCTCTACGACGCCGTCCTGGCCCGCTGCGTGGACCGCGCACTCGACGCGCTCGACGCCCCGGTCCTGGACGCGCTGCGCCTGGGCGCCCACCAGCTGCTGGGCATGCGTGTGCCCGCACACGCCGCCCTCGACGCGACGGTCGCCCTCGTGCGCGCGGAGGTCGGCGCCGGACCCGCGGGATTCGTCAACGCCGTGCTGCGCCGCGTCTCCGAGCGGCCCCGCGAGGACTGGCTCGCGGAGGTCGCGCCGGCCGACGGCGGCGACACCGCCCGCGCGGTGCGCCACTCCCATCCGGCATGGATCGTCCGCGCCCTCCGCCAGGCCCTCGCCGGCCACCCCGGCACTGCGGACGTGGAGGACCGCGACGCCGAGCTGGAGGCGCTGCTCGTCGCAGACAACGCGGCCCCGGTCGTGAACCTCGTCGGGCTCCCCGTTCCCGGTGGCCGCGAGGCCCTCGCCTCCGCGCTGGGGGACGGCGCCGAGCCCCACCCCCTGACCCCGGACGCGGCCCTGCACGCCGGCGGCGACGCCGGCCGCCTCCCCGGCGTCCGGGAGGGCGTGCTGCGCGTCCAGGACGCCGGGTCCCAGCTCACCGCGCGGGCCCTGGCCGCGGTGCCCGCCGCGTCCGGCCGCGACGCCGGCGGCCGGAAGGCTGAGCGCTGGCTGGACCTCTGCGCCGGGCCCGGCGGCAAGGCCGCCCTGCTCGCCGCCCTGGCCTCCGAGCGCGGGGCCACGGTCCTGGCCAACGAGGTCGCCCCGCACCGCGCGGACCTCGTCCGGTCCGCGCTGGCAGGCGTGCCCGCGTCCGCGTGGGAGGTGCGTACCGGTGACGGGCGGACCATCGCGGAGGACGCCCCCGCCGGCGGCTTCGACCGGATCCTCGTCGACGCCCCCTGCACCGGACTGGGCGCGCTGCGGCGTCGCCCCGAGTCACGGTGGCGGCGCACCCCGGCCGACCTCGCCGAGCTGACCGGCCTGCAGGCCGAGCTGCTGGACGCGGCCGTCGGCGTGCTCGCCCCCGGCGGCGTGCTGGCCTACGTCACCTGCTCGCCGCACGTGGCCGAGACGCTGGTGCAGGTGCAGGACCTGCTGCGGCGGCACCCGGTGCTCGAGCAGCTCGACGCCCCGGCGGCCCTGCAGGACGTGGCCGTCGCCGACCTCGGCCTCGCCGCGCCGGAGGACGCGGACCCGGTCCTCGCCCGCACCGCGCAGCTGTGGCCCCACCGGCACGGCACGGACGCGATGTTCCTGGCCCTGTTCCGTGCGCCCGTCGCCTGA
- a CDS encoding methionyl-tRNA formyltransferase → MRVLFAGTPEAAVPVLRALVGSAHEVAGVLTRTDAPVGRKRVLTPSAVARAAAESAPDVPVLKADRLRGPEAAEVLEAIRALEADVAVVVAYGALVPAEALTIPAHGWLNLHFSHLPAYRGAAPVQRALMDGVERTGADVFQLEEGLDTGPVFARIGRDVAPEDTAGDLLAALAEDGGPLVLEVLDALAAGEARSVPQTGEPTHAPKLTAADGLVDAAAGTREVAARINGTTPEPGAWGWLVPAGEADAAPARLKLGGVVPTHPGEDGWPEAAEAAAPGAIVAAGGTAWLRTAGGAVRLDQVQPAGKKPMSAADWARGLTAPVRLLAGDELAAHLAALDAEAARRAAQQAAARAAQAGEGA, encoded by the coding sequence CTGCGCGTCCTGTTCGCCGGCACGCCCGAGGCTGCCGTGCCCGTCCTCCGCGCGCTGGTGGGCTCAGCCCACGAGGTCGCCGGCGTGCTCACCCGCACCGACGCCCCCGTCGGCCGCAAGCGCGTGCTCACCCCGTCGGCCGTGGCCCGGGCCGCCGCCGAGTCCGCGCCCGACGTGCCCGTCCTCAAGGCCGACCGGCTGCGCGGCCCGGAGGCGGCGGAGGTGCTCGAGGCCATCCGCGCGCTCGAGGCGGACGTGGCGGTCGTCGTCGCCTACGGGGCCCTTGTGCCCGCGGAGGCGCTGACCATCCCGGCGCACGGGTGGCTGAACCTGCACTTCTCCCACCTGCCGGCCTACCGCGGGGCCGCTCCCGTGCAGCGCGCCCTCATGGACGGGGTCGAGCGCACCGGCGCGGACGTGTTCCAGCTCGAGGAGGGCCTGGACACCGGTCCCGTGTTCGCGCGGATCGGCCGGGACGTCGCCCCCGAGGACACCGCCGGTGACCTCCTCGCCGCGCTCGCCGAGGACGGCGGGCCGCTCGTGCTCGAGGTGCTCGACGCCCTCGCGGCCGGCGAGGCCCGGTCCGTGCCGCAGACCGGTGAGCCCACCCACGCCCCCAAGCTCACCGCCGCCGACGGCCTGGTGGACGCCGCGGCGGGGACGCGCGAGGTCGCCGCCCGGATCAACGGCACCACCCCCGAGCCAGGGGCGTGGGGCTGGCTCGTGCCGGCCGGGGAGGCGGACGCCGCCCCCGCGCGGCTCAAGCTGGGCGGCGTGGTCCCGACGCACCCCGGGGAGGACGGCTGGCCCGAGGCCGCCGAGGCGGCCGCCCCCGGGGCGATCGTCGCCGCGGGCGGGACGGCGTGGCTGCGCACCGCCGGCGGCGCTGTCCGCCTGGACCAGGTGCAGCCGGCGGGCAAGAAGCCCATGTCCGCCGCCGACTGGGCCCGGGGCCTCACCGCGCCGGTGCGGTTGCTGGCCGGGGACGAGCTCGCCGCCCACCTGGCGGCACTGGACGCGGAGGCGGCCCGCAGGGCCGCGCAGCAGGCCGCGGCACGCGCCGCGCAGGCAGGGGAGGGCGCATGA
- the def gene encoding peptide deformylase, which yields MTVLTLRTVPDPVLRTPAAPVAAGQDVRALVEDMVETMHAVGGVGLAAPQVGVGLRVFVFDCAGASGHVLNPVLETFGSPVREPGEGCLSVPGLRYHPARAERAVVRGVDVDGNPVEHRGEGLLARCLQHETDHLDGILYVDRLDGDDRREARRRLRADAPDPEAERIRARRDALAGSVFGARPSVSPSAARTTPRRGAQ from the coding sequence GTGACCGTCCTGACCCTGCGTACCGTGCCCGACCCCGTCCTGCGCACCCCCGCCGCGCCCGTCGCCGCCGGGCAGGACGTGCGGGCCCTCGTGGAGGACATGGTGGAGACCATGCACGCCGTGGGCGGCGTGGGCCTGGCCGCGCCCCAGGTCGGCGTGGGCCTGCGCGTGTTCGTGTTCGACTGCGCCGGCGCGTCCGGCCACGTGCTCAACCCCGTCCTGGAGACGTTCGGCAGTCCCGTCCGCGAGCCCGGCGAGGGCTGCCTGTCCGTCCCCGGGCTGCGCTACCACCCGGCCCGCGCCGAGCGCGCGGTGGTCCGCGGCGTCGACGTGGACGGGAATCCGGTGGAGCACCGCGGCGAGGGCCTGCTGGCCCGCTGCCTCCAGCACGAGACCGACCATCTGGACGGGATCCTCTATGTGGACCGCCTGGACGGGGACGACCGCCGCGAGGCCCGGCGCCGCCTGCGCGCCGACGCCCCCGATCCGGAGGCGGAGCGCATCCGCGCCCGCCGGGACGCCCTGGCCGGCTCGGTCTTCGGCGCCCGACCGTCGGTGTCCCCCTCCGCCGCCCGCACGACCCCCCGCCGAGGAGCACAGTGA
- a CDS encoding cytochrome has protein sequence MTQPRLAHQTPQGRMYARSLSGLPEVPSITTVIGMERTDLDGWVGWMAANAVAQDPRLGESLGSPARLRQVAKQSADAAARYRDAAAERGDRVHDYAEQVALRALGRPHTMAASREELQRHGEGAYADRFDEWWDLYDVQPVAAEITVWNHSVGYAGTLDLVARIGGRLCLIDYKTKGTGRDGRVKALDPKVVMQLTAGLKAEESLVDAEAGTWEPWAHGGAEMLLGVALGETEVAVHQANNAALPRHWHKFWALRQVWKHALAVDDAGPALRVIGPPPVSVPGAAGGLSAARAAAFGAPPAVAHDPGTSAPADRLQP, from the coding sequence ATGACGCAGCCTCGCCTCGCCCACCAGACGCCCCAGGGACGCATGTACGCGCGCTCCCTCTCCGGGCTGCCGGAGGTCCCCTCGATCACCACCGTGATCGGCATGGAGAGGACCGACCTGGACGGCTGGGTGGGGTGGATGGCGGCCAACGCCGTCGCCCAGGACCCTCGCCTGGGGGAGTCGCTGGGCTCGCCCGCGCGCCTGCGGCAGGTGGCCAAGCAGTCCGCCGACGCCGCCGCCCGCTACCGCGATGCCGCCGCCGAGCGCGGGGACCGCGTCCACGACTACGCCGAGCAGGTGGCCCTGCGTGCCCTGGGGCGGCCCCACACCATGGCCGCGTCCCGCGAGGAGCTGCAGCGTCACGGCGAGGGCGCCTACGCCGACCGCTTCGACGAGTGGTGGGACCTCTACGACGTCCAGCCCGTGGCCGCCGAGATCACCGTCTGGAACCACTCCGTGGGCTACGCCGGGACCCTGGACCTCGTGGCGCGGATCGGCGGGCGCCTCTGCCTCATCGACTACAAGACCAAGGGCACCGGGCGCGACGGCCGCGTGAAGGCCCTGGACCCGAAGGTGGTCATGCAGCTCACCGCCGGGCTCAAGGCGGAGGAGTCGCTCGTGGACGCGGAGGCCGGCACGTGGGAGCCCTGGGCGCACGGCGGGGCGGAGATGCTGCTCGGCGTCGCGCTGGGGGAGACGGAGGTGGCGGTCCACCAGGCCAACAACGCCGCGCTGCCCCGCCACTGGCACAAGTTCTGGGCCCTGCGGCAGGTGTGGAAGCACGCCCTCGCCGTGGACGACGCCGGACCCGCCCTCCGTGTGATCGGCCCGCCCCCCGTGTCCGTCCCGGGAGCGGCCGGCGGCCTGAGCGCCGCCCGCGCGGCCGCCTTCGGGGCACCGCCGGCCGTGGCGCACGACCCGGGGACGTCCGCCCCCGCCGATAGGCTTCAACCGTGA
- the zapE gene encoding cell division protein ZapE has product MPQTVHLADRSPQVSADQLLAGLHPSYRFGEVSFDSYIPDPAHPSQAQAVERLRRFAASLGGPRGGSGGGGFLGGLFGGGRKRGPEPAGIYLDGGFGVGKTHLLASTWHAAPGPKAFGTFVEYTNLVGALSFRQAVDVLKGYTLVCIDEFELDDPGDTVLMSRLMRELADAGVRLVATSNTLPGSLGEGRFAAQDFKREIQVLADQFEVIRVDGEDYRHRGLSAAPEPLADDAVESTAQANFPHADVVSVDDFAALTAMLSRVHPSRYRELVKDVDVAAFHDVQTITEQATALRFVVFADRLYDKDVPVVASGVPFDQLFTSEMMHGGYMKKYFRTVSRMTALVREGQTGETVEK; this is encoded by the coding sequence GTGCCCCAGACCGTCCACCTCGCAGACCGCTCGCCGCAGGTCTCCGCGGACCAGCTCCTCGCGGGCCTCCACCCGTCGTACCGCTTCGGGGAGGTCTCGTTCGACTCCTACATCCCGGATCCGGCGCACCCCTCCCAGGCGCAGGCCGTGGAGCGGCTGCGCAGGTTCGCGGCGAGCCTCGGAGGCCCCCGCGGGGGCTCCGGCGGGGGCGGCTTCCTCGGCGGCCTGTTCGGCGGAGGGAGGAAGCGCGGGCCGGAGCCCGCGGGCATCTACCTCGACGGCGGCTTCGGCGTCGGCAAGACCCACCTCCTGGCCTCCACCTGGCACGCGGCCCCGGGACCCAAGGCGTTCGGCACCTTCGTCGAGTACACGAACCTGGTGGGCGCGCTGTCCTTCCGCCAGGCCGTGGACGTGCTCAAGGGCTACACCCTGGTGTGCATCGACGAGTTCGAGCTGGACGACCCGGGTGACACCGTCCTCATGTCCCGCCTGATGCGTGAGCTGGCCGACGCCGGCGTCCGCCTGGTGGCCACGTCCAACACGCTGCCGGGCTCGCTGGGCGAGGGGCGCTTCGCGGCGCAGGACTTCAAGCGGGAGATCCAGGTCCTCGCGGACCAGTTCGAGGTCATCCGTGTGGACGGTGAGGACTACCGCCACCGCGGCCTGTCCGCCGCCCCCGAGCCCCTGGCCGACGACGCCGTGGAGTCCACGGCGCAGGCGAACTTCCCGCACGCCGACGTCGTCTCCGTGGACGACTTCGCCGCGCTCACCGCGATGCTCTCCCGCGTGCACCCCTCCCGCTACCGCGAGCTCGTCAAAGACGTGGACGTGGCGGCGTTCCACGACGTGCAGACCATCACGGAGCAGGCCACGGCGCTGCGCTTCGTGGTGTTCGCCGACCGGCTCTACGACAAGGACGTGCCCGTGGTGGCCTCCGGCGTGCCGTTCGACCAGCTCTTCACGTCCGAGATGATGCACGGCGGCTACATGAAGAAGTACTTCCGCACGGTGTCCCGCATGACCGCGCTGGTCCGCGAGGGCCAGACGGGCGAGACCGTGGAGAAGTGA
- a CDS encoding sulfurtransferase, with translation MTETPAEFAEYAHPEKLVSTQWVADHIDDEGVVVLESNEDTLLYSTGHIPGAVKIDWHTELNDPVSRDFVGPEAFAELVASKGIGPDTTVVFYGDKSNWWAAYALWVFTLYGHRDVRLMNGGRDKWIAEGRPTTREVPEVTPAPSYPVSQRDDATDRAAREDVLAAIGSTPLVDVRSPKEYTGETTHMDGYPQEGTLRGGHIPTAASVPWAKAANEDGTFKSRAELEEIYKEGAGLGESDSVIAYCRIGERSSHTWFVLKQLLGYENVRNYDGSWTEWGNGVRLPIALGDEPGEAPAR, from the coding sequence ATGACCGAAACCCCCGCCGAGTTCGCCGAGTACGCCCACCCCGAGAAGCTCGTCTCCACCCAGTGGGTGGCGGACCACATCGACGACGAGGGCGTGGTGGTCCTCGAGTCGAACGAGGACACCCTCCTCTACTCCACCGGCCACATCCCCGGCGCCGTGAAGATCGACTGGCACACCGAGCTCAACGACCCGGTCTCCCGCGACTTCGTGGGCCCCGAGGCGTTCGCCGAGCTCGTGGCGTCCAAGGGCATCGGCCCGGACACCACCGTGGTGTTCTACGGCGACAAGTCCAACTGGTGGGCCGCCTACGCCCTCTGGGTGTTCACCCTCTACGGCCACCGCGACGTGCGCCTCATGAACGGCGGCCGCGACAAGTGGATCGCCGAGGGGCGCCCCACCACCCGCGAGGTCCCCGAGGTCACCCCCGCGCCCTCCTACCCCGTGTCCCAGCGCGACGACGCGACCGACCGCGCCGCCCGCGAGGACGTGCTCGCCGCGATCGGCTCCACCCCCCTGGTGGACGTCCGCTCCCCCAAGGAGTACACCGGCGAGACCACGCACATGGACGGCTACCCCCAGGAGGGCACCCTGCGCGGCGGCCACATCCCGACCGCCGCCTCCGTGCCGTGGGCCAAGGCCGCCAACGAGGACGGCACCTTCAAGTCCCGCGCCGAGCTGGAGGAGATCTACAAGGAGGGCGCCGGCCTCGGCGAGTCCGACTCCGTGATCGCCTACTGCCGGATCGGTGAGCGCTCCTCGCACACTTGGTTCGTGCTCAAGCAGCTGCTCGGCTACGAGAACGTGCGCAACTACGACGGCTCCTGGACCGAGTGGGGCAACGGCGTGCGCCTGCCCATCGCACTCGGCGACGAGCCGGGCGAGGCCCCCGCCCGCTGA
- a CDS encoding SufE family protein, with amino-acid sequence MTDTAVPANLAEIVDDFAGVPDPQKLELLLEFSDELPALPERYAGHEDEMEQVVECQSPLFLAVELEDGATGDDAVVRLFISSPPEAPTTRGFASVLTQGLDGCTARQVLAVPEDIPSRLGLQKALTPLRLRGMSAMLGRIKRNVREQAGIA; translated from the coding sequence ATGACCGACACCGCCGTGCCCGCGAACCTTGCTGAGATCGTCGACGACTTCGCCGGGGTGCCCGACCCGCAGAAGCTGGAGCTGCTCCTGGAGTTCTCCGACGAGCTGCCCGCCCTGCCCGAGCGCTACGCCGGGCATGAGGACGAGATGGAGCAGGTCGTGGAGTGCCAGTCCCCGCTGTTCCTCGCCGTGGAGCTGGAGGACGGGGCCACCGGCGACGACGCCGTGGTCCGCCTGTTCATCTCCTCCCCGCCCGAGGCCCCCACCACGCGCGGCTTCGCCTCCGTGCTCACCCAGGGCCTGGACGGATGCACCGCCCGGCAGGTCCTCGCGGTCCCCGAGGACATCCCCTCCCGCCTGGGCCTGCAGAAGGCCCTGACCCCGCTGCGCCTGCGGGGGATGTCCGCGATGCTCGGCCGCATCAAGCGCAACGTGCGCGAGCAGGCCGGGATCGCCTGA
- the ybaK gene encoding Cys-tRNA(Pro) deacylase gives MGRRKAADAAHGAATPAIRALVDAGVPHRVLSFDVHLDAVGERFGVQAAKALGVPPERTFKTLMVALPDGSLAACCVPVSGQLDLRAAATALGVKKVAMADLAVAERRTGYVRGGISPLGQRQRHPVVVDSSALDGDVLYVSAGQRGRDLELAPADLVAVTDAVVAPIAAR, from the coding sequence ATGGGCCGGAGGAAGGCCGCCGACGCCGCCCACGGGGCCGCGACCCCCGCGATCCGGGCCCTCGTGGATGCGGGCGTGCCGCACCGGGTGCTGTCCTTCGACGTCCACCTCGACGCCGTCGGCGAGCGGTTCGGCGTGCAGGCCGCCAAGGCGCTGGGCGTGCCGCCCGAGCGGACGTTCAAGACGCTGATGGTGGCGCTGCCTGACGGCTCGCTCGCGGCGTGCTGCGTTCCCGTGTCCGGGCAGCTGGACCTGCGCGCCGCGGCCACGGCGCTGGGCGTGAAGAAGGTCGCCATGGCCGACCTGGCGGTCGCCGAGCGGCGCACCGGGTACGTGCGCGGCGGGATCTCCCCGCTGGGGCAGCGCCAGCGGCATCCCGTGGTCGTGGACTCCTCCGCCCTCGACGGCGACGTCCTCTACGTCTCCGCCGGGCAGCGCGGCCGCGACCTCGAACTCGCCCCCGCCGACCTCGTGGCGGTGACCGATGCCGTGGTGGCGCCGATCGCCGCGCGCTGA
- the pgsA gene encoding phosphatidylinositol phosphate synthase, which produces MLDRRARGTTTALFTPLARRLLRAGVTPDAVTVAGTVGVSAAALLLYPAGHLFWGTIVITLFVFSDVLDGVMAREAGTTGPWGSFLDSTLDRVQDAAIFLALSWWGFGVGAHPAVGVLAGVCLALGMLVSYARAKAESLGFTAAGGIAERAERLIVTLVFAGLTGLGLPSAVLTAVLGLLALASLITVAQRVAGVRRQSRTA; this is translated from the coding sequence ATGCTGGACCGCCGCGCGCGGGGGACCACCACCGCCCTGTTCACGCCGCTGGCCCGTCGCCTGCTGCGGGCCGGAGTCACCCCGGACGCGGTGACGGTGGCGGGCACGGTGGGCGTCAGCGCCGCGGCGCTGCTGCTCTACCCGGCCGGCCACCTCTTCTGGGGCACGATCGTCATCACGCTGTTCGTGTTCTCCGACGTGCTGGACGGGGTCATGGCGCGGGAGGCCGGGACGACGGGCCCCTGGGGCTCGTTCCTGGACTCCACCCTGGACCGCGTCCAGGACGCCGCGATCTTCCTCGCGCTGTCCTGGTGGGGGTTCGGCGTCGGGGCGCACCCGGCCGTCGGCGTCCTGGCCGGGGTCTGCCTGGCGCTCGGGATGCTCGTCTCCTATGCGCGCGCCAAGGCCGAGTCCCTCGGCTTCACGGCCGCCGGCGGCATCGCCGAGCGGGCCGAGCGCCTCATCGTCACCCTCGTCTTCGCCGGGCTCACAGGCCTCGGCCTGCCGTCCGCCGTGCTCACGGCCGTCCTCGGCCTGCTCGCGCTGGCCTCCCTGATCACCGTGGCCCAGCGCGTCGCCGGCGTGCGCCGCCAGTCCCGCACCGCCTGA
- a CDS encoding HIT family protein yields MDGFELPGTPDAFDRLWNPHRLAYIQKGPEQVKDEDTCPFCAAPGRDDASALIVHRGATCFVILNLFPYNPGHLLICPYRHIPMYTDATAEETAELADLAQTAMIAFELATRPKGYNLGMNQGVAGGAGIAAHLHQHVVPRWTGDGNFLPIIAQTKNMSQTLGQTREILADVWPQALAEHAERRARNAAAAAQAPRADA; encoded by the coding sequence CTGGACGGCTTCGAGCTGCCGGGCACGCCGGACGCGTTCGACCGGCTCTGGAACCCGCACCGGCTGGCCTACATCCAGAAGGGCCCGGAGCAGGTGAAGGACGAGGACACGTGCCCGTTCTGCGCCGCACCCGGCCGGGACGACGCGTCCGCGCTGATCGTGCACCGCGGCGCCACGTGCTTCGTGATCCTCAACCTGTTCCCGTACAACCCGGGCCACCTGCTGATCTGCCCGTATCGGCACATCCCCATGTACACGGACGCCACGGCGGAGGAGACCGCGGAGCTGGCCGACCTGGCGCAGACCGCCATGATCGCCTTCGAGCTGGCCACCCGCCCGAAGGGCTACAACCTGGGCATGAACCAGGGCGTGGCCGGCGGGGCCGGGATCGCCGCGCACCTGCACCAGCACGTCGTGCCCCGCTGGACCGGCGACGGGAACTTCCTGCCGATCATCGCCCAGACGAAGAACATGTCCCAGACCCTGGGCCAGACCCGCGAGATCCTCGCGGACGTGTGGCCGCAGGCCCTGGCCGAGCACGCGGAGCGCCGCGCCCGCAACGCGGCCGCCGCGGCGCAGGCCCCCCGGGCGGACGCCTGA
- the thrS gene encoding threonine--tRNA ligase, whose product MSESNPILLTVDGEMREVTHAITGAELFKDQPTTVVMRVDGQLWDLSRELHGGEAVESVDITEQDGLNVLRHSTAHVMAQAVQELRPDAKLGIGPFITDGFYFDFDVAEPFTPEDLKQLEKMMQRIVKSGQTFRRRVVTEDEARAEMADEPYKLELLGKKDDAEAAGEGATVEVGAGEITIYDNVDRKSGDAVWCDLCRGPHLPTTKLIGNGFALTRSAAAYWLGNEKNKQLQRIYGTAWPTKEDLKAYQERLAEAERRDHRKLGAELDLFSFPDELGSGLPVFHPRGGIIRKEMEDYSRKRHAAAGYEFVYTPHITKQHLYEVSGHLDWYADGMFPPMQIDEVRDPETGQITKQGQNYYLKPMNCPMHNLIYRSRGRSYRELPLRLFEFGSVYRYEKSGVVHGLTRVRGMTQDDAHIYCTREQMKDELTTTLNFVLDLLKDYGLDDFYLELSTKDPEKFVGSDEIWEEATRTLAEVAEASGLELVPDPAGAAFYGPKISVQARDAIGRTWQMSTIQLDFNLPERFDLEYQAADGSRQRPVMIHRALFGSIERFLGVLTEHYAGAFPAWLAPEQVVAIPVAEAFNDYLADVVATLKAEGIRVRLDESSDRFPKKIRTASKEKVPFVLIAGGEDAEAGAVSFRYRDGSQDNGVPVDEAVARIVKAVREREVTP is encoded by the coding sequence GTGAGCGAGTCGAACCCCATCCTGCTGACCGTCGACGGTGAGATGCGGGAGGTGACCCACGCGATCACCGGCGCCGAGCTGTTCAAGGACCAGCCCACCACGGTGGTCATGCGCGTGGACGGCCAGCTCTGGGACCTCTCCCGCGAGCTGCACGGGGGCGAGGCCGTCGAGTCCGTGGACATCACCGAGCAGGACGGCCTGAACGTGCTGCGCCACTCCACCGCCCACGTGATGGCCCAGGCCGTGCAGGAGCTCCGCCCCGACGCCAAGCTGGGCATCGGCCCGTTCATCACGGACGGCTTCTACTTCGACTTCGACGTCGCCGAGCCCTTCACCCCCGAGGACCTCAAGCAGCTGGAGAAGATGATGCAGCGCATCGTCAAGTCCGGCCAGACATTCCGCCGCCGCGTGGTCACCGAGGACGAGGCCCGCGCCGAGATGGCGGACGAGCCCTACAAGCTGGAGCTGCTCGGCAAGAAGGACGACGCCGAGGCCGCCGGCGAGGGCGCCACCGTCGAGGTCGGCGCGGGCGAGATCACGATCTACGACAACGTGGACCGCAAGTCCGGCGACGCCGTGTGGTGCGACCTCTGCCGCGGCCCGCACCTGCCCACCACCAAGCTGATCGGCAACGGCTTCGCCCTGACCCGTTCCGCGGCCGCCTACTGGCTGGGCAACGAGAAGAACAAGCAGCTGCAGCGCATCTACGGCACGGCCTGGCCCACCAAGGAGGACCTCAAGGCCTACCAGGAGCGCCTGGCCGAGGCCGAGCGCCGCGACCACCGCAAGCTCGGCGCCGAGCTGGACCTGTTCTCCTTCCCGGACGAGCTGGGCTCCGGCCTGCCCGTGTTCCACCCGCGCGGCGGCATCATCCGCAAGGAGATGGAGGACTACTCCCGCAAGCGCCACGCCGCCGCCGGGTACGAGTTCGTCTACACCCCGCACATCACCAAGCAGCACCTCTACGAGGTCTCCGGCCACCTGGACTGGTACGCGGACGGCATGTTCCCGCCCATGCAGATCGACGAGGTGCGGGACCCGGAGACCGGGCAGATCACCAAGCAGGGGCAGAACTACTACCTCAAGCCGATGAACTGCCCGATGCACAACCTGATCTACCGCTCCCGCGGCCGCTCCTACCGCGAGCTGCCCCTGCGGCTGTTCGAGTTCGGCTCCGTGTACCGGTACGAGAAGTCCGGCGTGGTCCACGGCCTGACGCGCGTGCGCGGCATGACCCAGGACGACGCCCACATCTACTGCACCCGCGAGCAGATGAAGGACGAGCTCACCACCACGCTGAACTTCGTCCTGGACCTGCTGAAGGACTACGGGCTGGACGACTTCTACCTGGAGCTGTCCACCAAGGACCCGGAGAAGTTCGTGGGCTCGGACGAGATCTGGGAGGAGGCCACCCGCACCCTCGCCGAGGTCGCCGAGGCCTCCGGCCTGGAGCTGGTCCCGGATCCGGCGGGCGCCGCGTTCTACGGACCCAAGATCTCCGTGCAGGCCCGCGACGCGATCGGCCGCACCTGGCAGATGTCCACCATCCAGCTGGACTTCAACCTGCCCGAGCGCTTCGACCTCGAGTACCAGGCCGCCGACGGCAGCCGGCAGCGCCCGGTGATGATCCACCGTGCCCTGTTCGGCTCCATCGAGCGCTTCCTGGGCGTGCTCACCGAGCACTACGCGGGCGCGTTCCCCGCGTGGCTGGCGCCCGAGCAGGTCGTCGCGATCCCGGTGGCCGAGGCGTTCAACGACTACCTGGCCGATGTCGTCGCGACGCTGAAGGCCGAGGGGATCCGGGTGCGCCTGGACGAATCCTCGGACCGCTTCCCGAAGAAGATCCGCACCGCCTCCAAGGAGAAGGTGCCGTTCGTGCTCATCGCCGGCGGCGAGGACGCCGAGGCCGGCGCCGTGTCCTTCCGCTACCGGGACGGATCGCAGGACAACGGCGTGCCCGTGGACGAGGCCGTCGCCCGCATCGTGAAGGCGGTGCGCGAGCGCGAGGTCACCCCGTGA